A single region of the Geobacillus subterraneus genome encodes:
- a CDS encoding tRNA (adenine(22)-N(1))-methyltransferase — MNEFHLSKRLETVASFIPKGAVLADIGSDHAYLPCYACLRGYAAKAIAGEVADGPLRSARQQVEKAGLSHLISVRKGDGLAVIAPGEADCITIAGMGGSLIARILGDGEDKLAGVRRLILQPNIGAELVRRWLLDHGWELVAERILKEDGQIYEVLVAERGDARRPYRHLEAELLLGPFLRQENSEVFREKWQRELRHWKRIIADLAEKGESEAAQEKKRELEKKVQLVEEALP; from the coding sequence ATGAACGAATTTCACCTATCAAAGCGGCTCGAAACGGTCGCTTCCTTCATCCCGAAAGGGGCGGTGCTCGCTGATATCGGTTCCGATCACGCCTATTTGCCTTGCTATGCCTGCCTGCGCGGCTATGCGGCCAAAGCCATCGCCGGTGAAGTGGCGGACGGGCCGCTCCGCTCAGCACGGCAGCAAGTGGAAAAGGCCGGACTTTCCCACCTCATTTCCGTGCGCAAAGGAGATGGGCTGGCTGTCATCGCTCCGGGGGAAGCGGATTGCATCACGATCGCCGGCATGGGCGGCTCCTTGATTGCCCGCATTTTAGGCGATGGAGAAGACAAGCTGGCGGGGGTAAGACGGCTCATTTTGCAGCCGAACATTGGCGCCGAGCTTGTCCGCCGCTGGCTCCTTGACCACGGATGGGAGCTGGTGGCCGAACGCATTTTGAAAGAGGATGGGCAAATTTACGAAGTGCTTGTCGCCGAGCGCGGCGACGCGCGGCGGCCGTATCGCCATTTGGAGGCAGAACTGCTTTTGGGGCCGTTTTTACGTCAAGAAAACAGTGAGGTGTTTCGCGAAAAATGGCAGCGTGAACTCCGGCATTGGAAGCGGATTATCGCCGATTTGGCAGAAAAGGGAGAAAGTGAAGCGGCGCAGGAGAAAAAGCGCGAACTGGAGAAAAAAGTTCAATTGGTAGAGGAGGCGTTGCCATGA
- a CDS encoding Nif3-like dinuclear metal center hexameric protein produces MSRIPYGYEVIQLVEQLAPKPLAMDGDPIGLQIGTLNKPVKKVMVALDVLEDVVAEAIDQQADLIIAHHPPLYRPLKRLSTDDGHGRMIAACVKHDIAVYAAHTNLDVAFGGLNDWLAEALGLNETAVLVPTYTEALKKLVVYVPISHAEAVRAAVGDAGAGHIGRYSHCTFNSRGIGTFLPEEGAQPFIGEQGRLEEVEEVRIETIVPASLERQVVEAMLAAHPYEEVAYDIYPLDNEGRRFGLGRIGRLPQPVTLRAFAEQVKTAFSVPAVRVVGRLEDLVQTVAVLGGDGNKFVAAAALAGADVYVTGDVYYHTAHDAQALGLHLIDPGHNVEKVMKQGVARYLTAELAKRQWEAEVVASTIDTDPFQFV; encoded by the coding sequence ATGAGCCGCATTCCGTACGGCTATGAGGTCATTCAGCTTGTCGAGCAGCTCGCCCCGAAACCGTTGGCTATGGACGGGGACCCGATCGGCCTGCAAATCGGAACGTTGAACAAGCCGGTCAAAAAAGTGATGGTCGCCCTCGACGTGCTTGAAGACGTCGTCGCCGAAGCCATCGATCAACAAGCCGATTTAATTATCGCTCACCATCCGCCGCTGTACCGTCCGCTAAAGCGGTTGTCGACCGATGACGGGCACGGGCGGATGATTGCGGCATGCGTCAAGCACGACATTGCCGTCTACGCCGCTCATACGAACTTAGATGTCGCTTTTGGCGGCTTGAATGACTGGCTCGCCGAAGCGCTCGGCTTGAACGAAACGGCCGTGCTTGTGCCGACATACACGGAAGCGCTAAAAAAGCTTGTCGTCTATGTGCCAATAAGCCACGCGGAGGCGGTGCGGGCGGCTGTAGGGGATGCTGGCGCCGGTCATATCGGCCGTTACAGCCATTGCACATTCAACAGCCGCGGCATCGGAACGTTTTTGCCGGAAGAAGGGGCCCAGCCGTTTATCGGTGAGCAAGGGCGGCTTGAAGAAGTGGAGGAAGTGCGCATCGAAACGATCGTCCCGGCCTCGCTTGAGCGGCAAGTGGTCGAAGCGATGCTCGCGGCCCATCCATACGAGGAAGTGGCGTACGACATCTATCCGCTTGACAATGAAGGGCGACGCTTTGGACTCGGACGCATCGGCCGGCTGCCGCAGCCGGTGACGCTGCGCGCCTTCGCCGAACAAGTGAAAACAGCATTTTCTGTCCCAGCCGTGCGCGTCGTCGGCCGGCTCGAAGACCTTGTGCAAACCGTCGCTGTGCTTGGCGGAGACGGAAATAAGTTTGTCGCCGCCGCCGCATTGGCCGGAGCCGACGTGTATGTGACCGGGGATGTGTATTACCATACCGCCCATGACGCTCAAGCGCTCGGCCTTCATCTCATCGATCCCGGCCATAACGTCGAAAAAGTGATGAAACAAGGCGTCGCCCGCTATTTAACCGCCGAGCTCGCGAAGCGGCAGTGGGAGGCTGAGGTGGTCGCTTCAACCATCGATACCGATCCGTTTCAATTCGTATGA
- a CDS encoding 4-hydroxy-3-methylbut-2-enyl diphosphate reductase, producing the protein MEVIKITPRGYCYGVVDAMVIARNAALDPTLPRPIYILGMIVHNKHVTDAFAEEGIITLDGENRLEILEKIDRGTVIFTAHGVSPEVKKRALEKGLVTIDATCPDVTKTHRLIEQKLADGYDIIYIGKKGHPEPEGAVGIHPERIHLVETPDDVERLSLTNERLMVTNQTTMSQWDVADIMAKVKEKYPHVEMHKEICLATQLRQEAVAEQAKEADVTIVVGDPRSNNSNRLAQVSEEIAGTKAYRIADVTEIDINWIKNAKKVAVTAGASTPTPITKEVIDFLEQFDPNDPATWERERKVPLQKILPKVKTKKEE; encoded by the coding sequence AAAATTACCCCGCGAGGGTATTGCTACGGGGTGGTCGATGCGATGGTCATCGCCCGCAACGCAGCGTTAGACCCAACGCTACCGCGACCGATTTACATCCTCGGCATGATCGTCCATAATAAACACGTCACGGACGCGTTTGCCGAAGAAGGCATTATTACGCTCGATGGGGAAAATCGGCTTGAGATTTTGGAAAAAATTGATCGGGGCACAGTGATTTTCACCGCCCACGGCGTGTCGCCGGAAGTGAAAAAACGCGCGCTTGAAAAAGGGCTGGTGACGATCGATGCAACCTGTCCGGACGTGACGAAAACGCACCGTCTCATCGAGCAAAAACTCGCTGATGGCTACGATATTATCTATATCGGCAAAAAAGGGCATCCGGAACCGGAAGGAGCGGTCGGCATCCATCCGGAGCGCATCCATCTCGTCGAAACGCCAGACGATGTGGAGCGGCTTTCACTCACCAACGAACGCCTCATGGTCACAAACCAAACGACGATGAGCCAATGGGATGTGGCTGATATTATGGCGAAAGTAAAAGAAAAATACCCGCATGTCGAAATGCATAAAGAAATTTGCCTCGCGACCCAGCTTCGCCAGGAAGCGGTGGCCGAGCAAGCGAAGGAAGCGGACGTGACAATCGTTGTCGGCGATCCGCGCAGCAACAACTCGAACCGCCTTGCCCAAGTATCGGAAGAAATTGCCGGCACGAAGGCATACCGCATCGCCGATGTAACGGAAATTGATATCAACTGGATTAAAAATGCCAAAAAGGTGGCTGTCACGGCCGGCGCGTCCACTCCGACGCCGATTACGAAAGAAGTGATCGACTTTTTAGAGCAGTTTGATCCGAACGATCCGGCTACGTGGGAGCGGGAGCGGAAAGTGCCGCTGCAAAAAATCTTGCCGAAGGTGAAAACGAAGAAAGAAGAATAA